attcgCGGTTTTTCctcagtctcagtctcagctggtCTGATTAATCAGGTTATTGAGAATTATCGATCACTGATGATCAGGTGTGTCAAGTGTGTGTCTACATAAGTGTGAGCGTTAATCTGGTGTCAGATTATAGGTAAAGTTGTGTAACCCCCCCCTTCACCCCCACCCCGATGTGCTCTCTAATAAAACGCGGAAGTGATGCGAGGCCTCAATCTACACGCTGTCTCACTCCAACCATCACACCTCTGTGTTTGACTCCCCGGGCTAAGTTTGACCCGGTTTATCTCAGCAGAAATAACCCGGGTTGTTCCTGCAGACAGAGCTCTAGAAGCAGACCCCGCCCGGCGGGGAGGTGGAGGTGAGTAGAAGGAACTTACAGCCGTATCTGGGCCGGAGTCCGTCCGTCTCCTCTGACGATGACATCCTGAAGCAAGTCTGCTGAGAGTCTCAGATCCTCCACCAAAGACTCCGAGAGAAGGAAACACCGCGACAGTCCCCACGGTGAGCGGCGCGGATCCTGCGCTGATCAATAGATGAATCGATGGATGATTGATCGGTGAATGATCGGTGAATGATCGGTGAAATCCGCGGAGCTGATCAGAGCTGCAGACtaacttttctctctctgggtGTGTTCTCTTTCTGACtcaaacattttcaggaaaCGACCTCACAGCTGCTCACACTCTGCAcagcagcgccccctgctgcTCTATAGCAGCCCCCACACCAACATGTGGTCCGTGGACCTCAGGAGGCCGCTGGGAGATCAAACAGAGGTCAGAGCTGCAGGATGAGTCACAGGGCTGACCTGGATcctctagaccaggggttctctgATGGGGCTTACCTGGATCCTCTAGACCAGGGGTGGTCTGATGGTGGCTGACCTGGATcctctagaccaggggttctctgATGGGGCTTACCTGGATCCTCTAGACCAGGGGTGGTCTGATGGGGCTGACCTGGATCCTCTAGACCAGGGGTGGTCTGATGGGGCTGACCTGGATCCTCTAGACCAGGGGTGGTCTGATGGGGCTGACCTGGATCCTCTAGACCAGGGGTGGTCTGATGGGGCTGACCTGGATCCTCTATCACCATGAAGTAGTTATATTAAATATATAACTTCTCATTATTTAACAGGGCGTTTATATAATGTTGAAGAACTCAGAATTAATTTTTATGGTTCCTGGATGTTCCTTTAATAAACCCTCTCTTATTCTGTTATCTGAGGATAAAGCTTTGATAAATTCAGGAGATCTTCTTGTCTGTAAGTCCTCTCATAGTGAACAGCGCCCTCATGTGGTGGTGATGATAACACACAGGGATTCTCTCCTGGTTCCTTTAGTGGCTGATAATTCTATAAACAATAAAGATCTTCATgatttgtttcatattttaaattccCCCACACACAGACCGTTGAATCTCagattaaacatttcagagtagGTTTTTGGCCCCTGAGTCTCATTTTAATGCTTTCTGAGTGAAATAGCCATGAGTGTTGCCGTTAGTGGACACTGTTAATGCATTCACTGATCCCAGCACGTcatattgccactttaactctgagttttcccatcatgcagtGTGTGAagatgtgtttcagatgttttctgaTGTATTCATTTATTAGTGTTTAGATGTTTATAGAAGAAGATatttgtttatatgtgtttatttgtgtttacatgtatttatatttatttatatgtatttttgtttatatgtatttatatgtattcGTATGTGTTTAGATTTATATGTATGTATACGTAATTGTATGCGCTTCAAAACGAAGCATTATCACCTTTGAACCACACCCAACAATCATGGATCCATATCTAAATCTACAGTGTCAATACCtacttttggtcaaaaacactcaaaacagAAGCCTGGAGGTGTGCAACcctcagacagaaaaacagtaCAACAACCATGATACTGAATGACTGAACAATGAAAACTGTGGGTGGGTCTCAACCAATAGTATGAGGGATAAATTCTTGCAAATCAGGGGACTAAACACAATACGAACTGCTGAAATGGAATCGGAGCTGAGAAAACTTTTGGAGAGAAAGAGTGAGTTGTGTTGAGCAGCAGCGACACTGCAGGAAGTAAAGAAGAGTCAAAAATGACACTTCACTAGTGTTAAGGTACCAACTCTCCAAAAAgagtcaataatgacactaaactAGTGTTAAGGTACCAACTCTCCAAAAAgagtcaataatgacactaaactAGTGTTAAGGTACCAACTCTCCAAAAAgagtcaataatgacacttaACTAGTGTTAAGGTACCAACTCTCCAAAAAgagtcaataatgacactaaactAGTGTTAAGGTACCAACTCTCCAAAAAgagtcaataatgacactaaactAGTGTTAAGGTACCAACTCTCCAAAAAgagtcaataatgacactaaactACTGTTAAGGTACCAACTCTCCAAAAAgagtcaataatgacacttCACTAGTGTTAAGGTACCAACTCTCCAAAAAGAAGAGTCAAAAATGACACTAAACTAGTGTTAAGGTACCAACTCTCCAAAAAgagtcaataatgacactaaactAGTGTTAAGGTACCAACTCTCCAAAAAgagtcaataatgacactaaactAGTGTTAAGGTACCAACTCTCCAAAAAgagtcaataatgacactaaactAGTGTTAAGGTACCAACTCTCCAAAAAgagtcaataatgacactaaactAGTGTTAAGGTACCAACTCTCCAAAAAgagtcaataatgacactaaactAGTGTTAAGGTACCAACTCTCCAAAAAgagtcaataatgacactaaactAGTGTTAAGGTACCAACTCTCCAA
This sequence is a window from Cheilinus undulatus linkage group 1, ASM1832078v1, whole genome shotgun sequence. Protein-coding genes within it:
- the LOC121511015 gene encoding fibrinogen alpha chain-like, with the protein product MVIEDPGQPHQTTPGLEDPGQPHQTTPGLEDPGQPHQTTPGLEDPGQPHQTTPGLEDPGKPHQRTPGLEDPGQPCDSSCSSDLCLISQRPPEVHGPHVGVGAAIEQQGALLCRV